TTAATAATAATTGTATCAATTATTGCAATTGGATATATTATTATGAGATTAACTGGAGCAAAAATTAATACTACAACTTATACAAATGAAGATTTTTATAATTATTATAATAGTCAAAATAGAGATTATAGTGGATATAATCAATATAATCAATATACTCAAACATATACTTCTTCACAAGATGAGTATAAAAAAGCTTGTGAATACCTTGGCGTAAATCCAAGTGATTCTTTTGATATTAAGAAAAAAGCAAGAAATACAATACTTAAAAAAAATCATCCAGATTTTTTCCAAGATGAAAAAGAAAAAGAAAGAGCTACAGAAATTACAAATAAAATAAATAATGCGTGGGATATTATTGAAAGATATGAGGGAGTTAAATAGTAATAAAATTAAGATTATTCAAAAAAAGACAGAAGAAATTCAGTCTTTTATATTATATAATTATATTTTTGAATTAAATTTTTGTATGGGCATAAAAGGTAAATTAAAATAAAAAGGGGCTGTTGAAAAGTCCTAATTAATGAAAAGAGATAAAAAATATATGAAAATTCATATAAATTTTATCTCTTTTTTTTATTCTATAGGAAATTAGAATTCTAATAAGATGTATATAATTTTATTGATTAATGTAAAAAGAAGTTACAGTTTATAAAAAATAAAATTAATAAGTAAATTTGAGTAATACAAAAATACCTATTTAAA
The Streptobacillus canis genome window above contains:
- a CDS encoding J domain-containing protein; this translates as MRNILAILFGLLAMAFLSKNNNSGLPGLLIRFMIVVLSIVFFVPLLIIIVSIIAIGYIIMRLTGAKINTTTYTNEDFYNYYNSQNRDYSGYNQYNQYTQTYTSSQDEYKKACEYLGVNPSDSFDIKKKARNTILKKNHPDFFQDEKEKERATEITNKINNAWDIIERYEGVK